Genomic DNA from Candidatus Lokiarchaeota archaeon:
CGGGTAGGAATTACGTTTAGGGACATTTTCTAGATGTGCTTTTGCAGCGTTCAAATCGAGTTGACCAGCCCCTACTTCCCAAGACTCGGCTGCAAGGTGACTCGCACTTGCCAATAATGCCGCCTTAATCATGCCAGGAGTCCATTTCCAACCGTTGGAGTCACACAGACTAATCAAAGCCGCAGCTGCTGCAGAAACTCTCGGGGCTGCAAAGCTTGTACCATAGGCAACTTCTCTGCCGCTAGCATCTTCATATATTCCCAAGGCGGCTATATCGGGTTTGATTATTCTGTTTCTGAGGGGGCCGCGTCCTGAAAAAGGAAACAGGGCACCGGAACTATCTATTGCTGCTACAGCGATGGCTTCTTGAAAAATGGCAGGTGTTTCAATGGAGGAGCCTCTGAGCCCGTTTTGCCCTCCGTTCCCAGCGGCTGCAACCAGAACTACACCTTGTGAAAAGGCCCACTCTATTACTTCCTGAAGAGGTTTTCCGGAGGTTGGCATGCTTCCTAGACTGAGATTGATGATTGTAGCATCAGTCTCATTCACCACCCACATAATCGCTTGCATAACCCCTTGGAGAGTTGCATGGTTTTCAGAGGTAATTACCTTCGCATTCACAATTTGTACATGGGGGTTTGTCCGTACCGCTATCTCGGCAACATACGTACCATGAGGAACATCATTTGGTTTACTATCAGAGGTAGTCTCATCATTCACAGAGTAACCATACGATGAATTCACAAAACTTCGCTCAGATACAATACGGGTAGAAAGCCCATTTGAGGGTGAAATACCGGAATCGATAACCGCAATACACGGAGCAGAAGAGAGCGGAAGTAATCCCCGAGGTAGAAAAGCAGAAACGGTAACCCCCGTAGTTATTATTATGGTTGCTATGAGAATGGCTTTTCCTCTACGCGGAACAAGCTCATTATCAGGTTGCATTATCTACTCTGCTCCATCTTCGATATCTACAGCTGCGCATAAAGGCTAAGCTATTAACGTATTAAACCCTCTTTTGGGTTCCAACAACCAAATCCTTATCTCAATCAGGAATAGCATGCATACGAGGTGTCAGTCCGTGGTTATGGAAGACCCAGACTACCATGCAATGCAGGAAGCCGATACAATAGGCATATTTGAACCAGGAAGTAATATCGAACGCGAAGTCGACTGGGATAGGCTTTTCCATGTATTGGTGTTGACTGGTGCAGCTTTTGCCTTCACAATAGCACTCGGCTTGGTCATCATGATCCCCCTTTTCATACTGGGCGGGATATCAGTCAACTTGACCACGTTGCAGATTGAAATCGCCCCTTGGGCATTTTTGGCAATAACAATTTCAGAACTTGGATTCTTAGTTCCGCCAATCAGATATATCCGAAAGCACGGTTTCGACTTTGATGCAATTGGCCTTAAACGGGGAACACCGGTCAAAGAAATCCTCTTCGGCTTAGGAACCGGGGCTGTCATGCTTGCGTCAAACATACTGATTACCTTCATCGTCTATGAACTAGTAGGCTATCCAGAGGGTGATCAGGTGGGGCTTATCTATGCCCAGACTATTCCAGAACTAGTCGCTTGGGTTGTTGTTATGTTTGTGGTTGTAGGACTTTCAGAAGAACTCCTCTTCCGAGGCTTCCTCCAAAGGAGAATGGATATCTATTTCCGAGATAGAAGAAGTCGCTACAAACTCATTTCGCTCGTTATTACTTCCCTAATTTTCGCCGCGATACACCTAGATCTCTATGGTATGCCTGCCCGTTTTGTACTCGGGCTGTTCCTTGGTTGGTTAGCCCAAAAAAGGAATTATTCCATAATAGGACCTACAGTTGCTCATGGTTTAAACAATTCAGTGGTTGTTATCCTGGCGTTTCTCGGAATCTAAAAAAATGGTAAAAGGGTTGACAATCAACCCTTCAGTTACCCAAATGGGCAATCCGGTATACTAGCCTTCGTATTCGAAAGCAACTTTCACATTTGCACGATAGGCAACAATCTTGCCGCCATCTACCTTAGCAGTGAAATGATCCACATCAAGACCGACGATGTTTCTAATCGTCTCTGCTGCCTTTTTCAACGCATTTTCAGCGGCCTTTTCCCAAGATTCTTCAGATTCCCCAATAAGCTCTATAACTTTGACAACCGTAGTCATTTTGTATCTCTCCTCAAATGGATAGAATTCCAATGTCAAATGGCCTTAAGGCTGTTGCCCCTAATCAATAAGAATCTCCATTCTATGCCAACGTCTGCCTATTCATGAAGACAATATATGCTAAGAGCAACATGGCAGAGGAGAAAATCAGAACTCGTATAATATCGGGAGTGAAATAAGTGATAGGCAGGCCCTTGAACGCGGTGTCAAATAGCATCACTCGGCCAAGGTTCAAAGGATAGTACTCATCAACAATTCCCACATCCATGAAGCCTGTCCCGACTATGAAAGAGGAAAACAGAAGAAGTAGAAATGATTGATTCGCCTGGAGACGAGTATTGCATAAAGTGGAAATAAAGACACCCAGAGCAGAGCCAGAGAATGCCATAAGAGCCAATACGGCGTTGAGGGTAAGATAATCGGTATTAGGTACAATGCCAAATAGACCAATCCATAGAACCAACAGGAATTGAGCTTGAATCATACCCACCGTGAAATAGGCCAGAGTCTTGGATAGTATTGCCTCGAGTTTCGTTGCTGGGGTAAGAAGCATCCGGTTGAGGGGTATATCGCCAACAATAGCTTGTGCAGCAGTGGCAGCTGTTGCAATAAATGATGCAAATACAAGAAGAAAAACTCCGAAGGTGGCTGCAGTGTAGTTTCCCTCCGGCTCAAATTCTCTAACGTTCTTCATCCTGACTTCGCCCTTTATCCAACCGTGATCCGAACGAAAAGACACTATGGCTTGGCTAAAAGCGGTATATACTGCTGATTGTTGATCGAAATTCGTAGAGCTGATATGAATCTGAACGAAAGCGGGAATATCCCCTGATATGTTACCCTCAAATCCATACGGTATTACAGCATAGGCATCCACAGAGTCCCTGTAAAGAGCATCAAGGGCTTCTTCCTCGGTATCATACATTGTCACTAGTAGACTAGAACTCTCTTGGAGATACCAAGTGAAATTCTCGGATAGGTCCTGTCCCGGGTACGTGTTTGTGGGATCTGCATCTACAACGCCCACTGACAGAACATCACCCGAGGATTCATCGGATGTTTCCCCCATCATCTGACCTGCTTCTCCTTGTTCGATAGCAACGAACATCGTGCCCATAATCATACCAGGCAAAACGAAAACCAGCAAGAGGGCATATTTGTCATTCTTGATGAGGTTTAGCTCCTTCAAGAACATAGAGCGAATGCGCCACAGCTTGGAGTTCTTTCGTTCCGAGGACAAATGCTACCACTTTCCGTGGCAAACCACTCCCAGTACCATTTATGACTTTTTGGAACGGGTGCTTTGTTCAATGAGACCCAGTACATCAGCACACATCAGGAGATAAAGCACAAGAGGGGCTGACGATCCCCATCTCGTCATCAGCTGTTCAACTTGTCTTGTTTTCATCGCATCGCCTGTGCCATAGAGATTACCCAACAAGTTTCTAACGCCCAAATCACTCAGAGGGAAAATAGAGAAATCGTGAAGCGATGAAATTGCAAATGCCTTGATAGTCCAGTCCCCAATTCCATGAACAGGGTGAAGCCGTTTTACTACCTCCTTGTGCGGTAACAGCTTGAACTCTTCTAAATCCAATTTGCCTGATGC
This window encodes:
- a CDS encoding CPBP family intramembrane metalloprotease; the protein is MHTRCQSVVMEDPDYHAMQEADTIGIFEPGSNIEREVDWDRLFHVLVLTGAAFAFTIALGLVIMIPLFILGGISVNLTTLQIEIAPWAFLAITISELGFLVPPIRYIRKHGFDFDAIGLKRGTPVKEILFGLGTGAVMLASNILITFIVYELVGYPEGDQVGLIYAQTIPELVAWVVVMFVVVGLSEELLFRGFLQRRMDIYFRDRRSRYKLISLVITSLIFAAIHLDLYGMPARFVLGLFLGWLAQKRNYSIIGPTVAHGLNNSVVVILAFLGI
- a CDS encoding dodecin domain-containing protein, translated to MTTVVKVIELIGESEESWEKAAENALKKAAETIRNIVGLDVDHFTAKVDGGKIVAYRANVKVAFEYEG
- a CDS encoding ABC transporter permease subunit — protein: MSSERKNSKLWRIRSMFLKELNLIKNDKYALLLVFVLPGMIMGTMFVAIEQGEAGQMMGETSDESSGDVLSVGVVDADPTNTYPGQDLSENFTWYLQESSSLLVTMYDTEEEALDALYRDSVDAYAVIPYGFEGNISGDIPAFVQIHISSTNFDQQSAVYTAFSQAIVSFRSDHGWIKGEVRMKNVREFEPEGNYTAATFGVFLLVFASFIATAATAAQAIVGDIPLNRMLLTPATKLEAILSKTLAYFTVGMIQAQFLLVLWIGLFGIVPNTDYLTLNAVLALMAFSGSALGVFISTLCNTRLQANQSFLLLLFSSFIVGTGFMDVGIVDEYYPLNLGRVMLFDTAFKGLPITYFTPDIIRVLIFSSAMLLLAYIVFMNRQTLA